CTATATGCACTTTCCCCATGTTTTCAGTGGCTTGCAGAAAAGCTCTGGATAGTACCACAGTAGCAGCTCACGAATCTGAAATCTACTGCAAAACCTGTTATGGAAGAAAATATGGCCCCAAAGGTATTGGATTTGGACAAGGGGCAGGATGCCTCAGCACTGATACCGGTGAACATCTAGGCTTGGATCTACAACAGTGAGTTAAATTGCACTGACAATACCCTTTTTCCCCCCCAGCGGTACATTCTCCACTTATCAGGTACCTTACTCGGTTTCCATAACAACATTGAACTTAAGTGGCAGAGCAGACTCTCCTCCAGGATTTTCTTTAGTGGGTCAAGTAATTCTACCAATTTTTAATAatgttcagtctcttcttttaaaataatttcttattcCATTGGGCAATTACACTACAGAAGGAGCTTTTGCTTTACATGTCATTAGAGCTAGATATTCACTGTAAATGTAATTTGCTATTAGTGCCACAATGGTAGAATCATGTTCATCATGGAACAATAGACTCAAATGCTTATACCCTTCTATGCGAAATATCTTTGATTTTATTAATATAGAAAACTCACAGTATCATGTGCTGTTAGACTATTTCCCTGTACAGAGAAAAAGTTTTCTACATTTTCTCTCATCCGTCATGTACCATGTACAGAATGGCTAAGGGTATGTGACCCAGAGGGGAGATTTGAATATGATCTCTAGAGAGCCCTAATTGTAGATAATTGCTTGTGTTAATTGTTTACATAATAGTTTTCAGTAATTCTCAAAGCTGCTAATTTCTAAATGACTCCATCACTTTCCTCTGGTACATTGCAATAAAGACAGTTAACAAATATCCTATTCTAAAAAGTACAAGTTTGGAGGACATATTTTATCTGTAACCCATAGTCATAGGCGCATCTGTTACCAATAGCAAGATGCAAACTAGGAAATCCTGAGCTCCTAGACATTTACTGACTTGTTGCAGTATGACAATCCCGTAATTCAAAGGTCACCCCATGGATGACTAAAACCCAACACTGGAAAGAAACAAAGGTTGAAAATAGTTTTCTGACTTTGACACAGCATACTTTCTGAAAATCAGTAAAACTTGATGAAGCACACACAATCTGCCCTgcgcctgcacacatgcacacactgcccctgtgcctgcatgcacacacacacacacacacactctgcccaaGCCTACACATACACCCCTGCACCTGAGCTCCATGGTCTGgcgatgcagccaggagccaggtgctgctggagcagggtgggggcaggaaagcagggaactggttgggggttgggcagggctgagctgctcaagcctgctgaggggtccctctgggtcctactgcccctggctcctgtcagctttgacaggctgccaggagtgaataaatattaatttactaaagtttttaggggccctacaggctggatagaatggcctggtggaccggatgtggcccatgggctgtattttacccacctctgatttagtacttgctttacaTTTAGTacaaaataactgtgcagtaatcactgctactgcacagccccagcagtgaATGGGTTGTTTCTGACTCTACTGTGaaataacaagctactgcaccaTAACAAGCTAGTGTgcaatagcttgttgctactgtgtagtagcattggAGTCACAGTTCCTGCCCACCAATACTATGTCGCTctagcaacaagctacagcatagcatcctgtgtagatgcgcccagcaGGTAGCTGATTAGACAGCAATTTTGCTTTGTATTTCCCTTTGTCTCATGTTGTCTCTTTCATGAAGCCAATGTCTTCCCTTTGGCTGATGCGTAGTATTTTGTCCAACTATTACTCGGTACCACCAATTTAGTATCCAGCTGCTTTAGTCACAATGCCAGCTTCTCAGCACTGTCAAACAGAATATGCTGCAGGCTATTTTGACTTTCTTGCCTTGAATGTCAGGATAGATATCCTGAGATTCAATGCATAATTGTGGATTAACACTTAAGAGTCTATATGGTATATATTGAAatagagaaaattatttttataatggaAACACTATTTTTCAAGTGgtgttttaaatatgttttcagAAGTTCACCAAAGCCTGCTCGTCCTTCTACACCTACCAACCCTTCAAAGTTTGCCAAAAAGTTTGGAGATGTGGAGAAGTGCCCTCGCTGTGGCAAATCAGTATATGCTGCAGAGAAAATAATGGGAGGAGGAAAAGTAAGAtatcacatttttttcatttaagaaaaaaatattttgaagctgtttggtTTAAAATTCTGTTGAATTAAATAAATAGATGGTCCTTAATATGGAAGTCTTCTTTAAATCACAGATAAGCTGCCACATAGAGAGTAATATTTCAAGCTACTCTGCTTTGCTGTGCCAATATACCAGAACCCACACCTCAAGCATCTACTTGTGACATAATTCTATCTTCATTGCTCTACTGGTTCTTGGCTGTTCCAACAATTTCACAAAGGCTATTAAAAAGATACTAGATGGTACTTGGTTTTGGACTTATTGACCTGGGGACAACTTTGAACTAGatactttaaaatgaaaaactatCATATTATCAATCTCAACTGTTTAAGTTCTACACTTTAAAAAATTGAATTCAAAGGAATTTGTTGGTGTTGATGTTTtgtcttaaaattattttataatcAGGGAGAGATATGGCACCCTGTATCCATGCATTTAACATAGTTATGGACACTCTGGTATATGGCCTTTATCAGTGTGCCCTTGGTTTTGACCCTGTGAGTTAAATCGGGCTCTGGGGTCCCTATGCTACTGCCCAGGATTAGGCTCCAGGGCTCCATGTGGCCCTTGCCTGCTGCCCGGGCACTCAAATCTGGCTTGATCTATTGTGCAGGGCCATgacactacttctactacaaagAGAGCGGGTTAATATACATAGTCTCCTAAAACTTGTTACAAGATTTAAAGTCCTAAAAATATAGTCTGAGAATgacaaaaataactgaaaatgaaAGAAGCACAACTTTTAATCTTTTCAGGCAAAGAAAATGTACGTTACTTGTCCAAATTACTTGATGTAgctggctatttttttttcttccaaacttCCTATCTTTCTCAGCCTTGGCATAAGACATGCTTCCGCTGTGCCATTTGTGGAAAGAGCTTAGAATCGACAAATGTTACAGACAAAGATGGAGAACTGTATTGTAAAGGTAAGCACTGTCATATATCTAAAGTATTTCAGACAAGACGGCTAAATATACGAGTCTAAAACTGTTCAATGTTGACACAGTACTACCTTTGTTACACCCCTTAACAAAAtttttctgaaaatgtatttCACTTTCTTCCCTCTACAATAGGTTCTTTAAATTATATAAGACCCACAGGTACACCAATATTACATCTTCTACTGACAATATTTAAATAACTAGCTAACTGCTTGTCAAGAAAGATGGATTTCAGGAAGTGTTTACAtggccccccctcagcctttggGGCCGGCCATGTAAAGACCTCATcacctcctccagcctccagcacAGGGGATCCCTCCTCCcacccgcctctgcctccacctcacagcagggcttcctctcacctcccctccctgctcccctcgtccttccccaccacctctccCAACCAGTCGGCTGTTGTTGgggttgggcagcaggcaggcgCTGCCACCGTGACCCCCTTCttgtccctgcttccctcccttccttccctgccacctggcccCGACAACAGCCACGACCATGATCCCCCCTTTGCCTCCCCTCACCTCGTGCCCACCCAGACTcatgcagcctccctccctccctgccagttgTTGTTggggcccctccctccctccctgccgccTAGCCCCGACAGCAGCTGCCACTATGACCCCCCGcttcacctccccctgccccactcccctccctccctccacacccactgcctccccctccctgcggGCTGTTCTGGGGGGTGTCAGGGACCACCATGAcctcccccccccttcaccctccggtagggaggcatggggaagacCTGCTGCTCAGGTGACCAGGGTGTGTTTGCCACTGCCAtaaacttccccagcagcagctcaaacttgggcccgtGCAGCCAATCACTGCCTGCCCTCGGCGGCACAGGcacagttggccaaaagcattacggacagacagacagacaaagccctttattatattagaatagtctttttctaattatttttctaaaaacaGAAAGTCTTTTCAACTGCAGGACTTGCTCATCACTCATGGGCACACTGACCATGCAAAATAatatttagaccagtggttctcaacttttttaggctCCTGGCAATCTCTGTAACTGCTGTGAATTGAGCAGCCCCCCAAATCAATAATTAATTTGTTTATTGCAGCGCTTATCTCCTAGTGTAGGGTGAGGAGGATGAGGAAGAAAATCTTAACTTCCCACAGCCCAGAAGGGCAGGGACCAATCATGAGTTTACCTTCTTGCACTGGAGTCAGGCACTAATGAGCCTGCACTTAACTCTTcacactggggagaggggaggaatgaGCACTTCAGACTTCACACAAGGGCTGGCTGGCAAGGACAAGCATAAGCCTTACTCAGAGATGAGCCTACTCGTACCATCTTGCATAGGAGTTGGGGAAGAGAAAGTGCTTATCTTCTTGCACTCCAGGGCACCCTCAAAAGGAGCTCATGGCAGCCCACTGAGAATTACTGATTTAAACGAAACCGACACCTGCACTGAATCCCAGTAATTCCTGcgagctcctttgaaaatcccagccataATACACATTTTCTCTAATTTACATTAATGCTTCTTGCTTGCAATCTACTTTAATAGTTGTATCTTAGAGTTTTTAGGTACTTTACAGTTCTAAAAGGTATTCTGATAAGGATTTGATTTGAAGCTATACTAGCAAGCTCATCtaccttaaaaacaaaaatgctatTGAATCTCTGAATGTGCCTGAGAAAACAAATCCACATTTAATTCTCACAGCCTGCCTAGCTTTTGTACTTCACTATATATTAGGGCTTTATATTATCATTTACCACAAAAAATAACACAAATGTTAActaccaaactttttttttttgcagtttgctATGCAAAGAATTTTGGTCCCAAAGGAATTGGATTTGGTGGCCTCACTCAAGTGGAAAAGAAGGAGTGAAAAATTCTGTAACAAGTCTTTTGCTAATGCAACAGGCTAAGTGAAACAATGATGCAGGCATTTTTTCAAATTGTTCCTTCATCTCGTAGGAGAATTTCTGAAGTAGTTAGAAAATACATTTTGACAGAACTGGATTTAAGTTTATTCTAAAACGAATAGAACATAATACTGTTCTATGAAACAGTCTGTGAACAAATGACTATTTATTTAAAACTGGAGTTATAGTAGCCCTGTGCACTTTGCACAGAGAAATCATCATCCCATGACCCTGGGGTCAAACCATGGTATTCTGGATTTGTATCAATCTAaacagaacagaatctggcccataatcTATAGTGTCTCTCATATCATAAAGTTATACTGGTGCTATTGCACAAGAGGAAATATTATTCAAATTGCACATTTCTAATGTGACACTAGCTAACAATTTCAATTCCATCCCACTCTTTCATTCCAACACttcgtgcccaaaagcttgtgtaAACACCTCTCCCAACTAAGTATATCCCACCAAATACACCACCAAAATTTTTTCTGTCAAAAGGAAGGACTTCTGGGTGGGGAAACGAACCTACATTTTCTTACAACAAGACAGGATATTAAACCTAGTTTTGTTACTGTGTTTTAAGCTACAATAAAATGTAGATACTGCTTTCACACTATGATTAAGTTACTGTACCTATTTTCTTGTATTTTAAGACTCCATAATCATGTCATACACTAACCTAAACAAACATGTCCATTCCAATTGTAAGAGTTCTGTTTTACCTGAAAACTGCTAGtcagatattttattttgatcTTTAGTTTACTGATCTTGATTTGTGCAGGCTTTCTTATCTCTATTCATCCCACCTTTGGTCTTTTCTATTTTAACAAAAAACACCCAGTAGGACAAAATAGGCGCAATATTGTGTGCAGTCCACTTTGCATCTTAAATATGTTTTACATCAGATTATAGATATAGTCTCAAGGTATGACATTAAACACTTTAACCTGAAATAGGCCACTATTAAAGCCCGATCTCTGCAGCCTGAAACAATGTAAAGTAACAGTCTTATCCTTTACATTCACCATTATATTTTGGTTACTTGAGGTGTCCATTTTCATTAAACAGTGGTCCATGCAAGTGCATATTAAACTAATCTCTTCTTGTTCAGAGTTAAGAGCACATTATCCTTTTGCTGCAGTTATGTTTAATGATTTTTTAAGTGTATAAATTTTACATTTCCCATgaatgctgggggaaaaaaaaccagaaaatacACTTGAAAGCACAAATGCTCTAATTTATTAAATGTTAAATCTGTACAAAAACAGTGTTTAGATTTACTGTTTACTTTATACAATATAAAGACAAGCTATCAAAAATTCTAAAAGGATTTCAGTGCTTTTAAACCTTTTTGTAATAGCCAAttcaataatattaaaatattttatttcccttAATTATAAAAAAGCATCTTTTATGGAAGCAGTCTGCATAATGAAGCAAAAGGTATTGCATAAAATTTTTGGGTTGCTGTATAAAAACCTATTTtggtaaaatatgtatttaatgcCATCTCAGTTGTAGGAAATTTAAAATTGTTTCATCTGAAAATCACAGCAATTATTTCATATCTATTTTGCTGTAGTTTATGCACATAAAACTTTTACTATGTAAGCAGTAGAAACATTATGAAAAATTAAGGCAAGAAAATTTCAGAAGAACTTGTAAACAAAACACAATATCCAGCTTTATTTAGCTTTCAGCTTAGCTCAAGAATTTCATGCTGCTTTTCTTCAGACAGAATGGATGTTTTTACCTTTTGCTGGATGACTCAGAGTATATTGCTTAGTCCAGTCAACTGCACTGGGCTTGAATATAccaaagcccctgcactgaaaaaaatcgGCAATATTCTGGAAACATCCTTGACTGGAAATAAGAGAGACATACCgattaataataatgaaaaggAAGACAAAGTAAATAGGTTAAATGCACtaaagaaaaagcattttaagcacaaagacccagaaaaataaaaatatttccccTTATCTATtcagtgtgtgtacatatatcaGTTACTTAATAGAACAGAGAATTTGGCCACAAGCATTTCTGTTAGAATAGAAATCCTGAATTCCTCATCTCTTATGCTAGGTGCAATTATGTCACTATTCACTAATTAAAAATATTAGTGTTGAATAGAATCCTCTTCTATGCTTAGGTGTAATATGGGCTACAAACATTCCACAAAAAGAGAAAGTATATTTTTACCATATACCATACCCTAGAGTTCAATATGTTTTCCTGATTTCCAATATTTTTGCCTAGTCCTGGTGATAGTCAGAACATCCATGGTGCTGCTTTACCCTTTACGAGTGGGGAAAAATCCCTGAAGGAAAGTCAGTCAGCTGGTCAAATTCCATCCTAGTTGTCTAAGTCATGTAATAGACATGTTTAGCAAACACCTAGCAAATCTTCTTTTCACCATGGGCCAATGCATGCAGATTCATCCCATTTCCTTAAAATATCTTCCTACCAAAAATACTTACTTGTATGGAGTTCTCCTGAGTGAAAAAGGCTGTTTAGATGACTTGCTCTGTACTATGAGGTTTATTCGCTCATATGAGGTCAAGCCCAGAAATACAATcttaggaaagggaagaaaaatataATATTGAATGATGAAACTGCAGTCAAAATACTAGAGATCTTAAAAGATACTAATTTCACATTGGATTTTTCATATTTATCAAACCACAAAACTATACTGTAAGACTTACTTACAAAATATAAACTT
This genomic window from Alligator mississippiensis isolate rAllMis1 chromosome 2, rAllMis1, whole genome shotgun sequence contains:
- the CSRP3 gene encoding cysteine and glycine-rich protein 3 codes for the protein MPNWGGGAKCGACDKTVYHAEEIQCNGRSFHKTCFHCMACRKALDSTTVAAHESEIYCKTCYGRKYGPKGIGFGQGAGCLSTDTGEHLGLDLQQSSPKPARPSTPTNPSKFAKKFGDVEKCPRCGKSVYAAEKIMGGGKPWHKTCFRCAICGKSLESTNVTDKDGELYCKVCYAKNFGPKGIGFGGLTQVEKKE